A portion of the Rhinopithecus roxellana isolate Shanxi Qingling chromosome 19, ASM756505v1, whole genome shotgun sequence genome contains these proteins:
- the SERPINF1 gene encoding pigment epithelium-derived factor, with product MQALVLFLCFAALLGHSSCQNPTSGPEEGSPDPDSTGALVEEEDPFFKVPVNKLAAAVSNFGYDLYRVRSSMSPTTNVLLSPLSVATALSALSLGAEQRTESVIHRALYYDLISSPDIHGTYKELLGTVTAPQKNLKSASRIIFEKKLRIKSSFVAPLEKSYGTRPRVLTGNPRLDLQEINNWVQAQMKGKLARSTKELPNEISVLLLGVAYFKGQWVTKFDSRKTSLEDFHLDEERTVRVPMMSDPKAILRYGLDSDLSCKIAQLPLTGSMSIIFFLPLKVTQNLTLIEESLTSEFIHDIDRELKTVQAVLTLPKLKLSYEGEVTKPLQEMKLQSLFDSPDFSKITGKPIKLTQVEHRAGFEWNEDGAGATPSPGLQPAHLTFLLDYHLNQPFIFVLRDTDTGALLFIGKILDPRGT from the exons ATGCAGGCCCTGGTGCTATTCCTCTGCTTTGCAGCTCTCCTCGGGCACAGCAGCTGCCAGAACCCCACCAGCGGCCCGGAGGAG GGCTCCCCAGACCCCGACAGCACAGGAGcgctggtggaggaggaggatcCTTTCTTCAAAGTCCCGGTGAACAAGCTGGCAGCGGCTGTCTCCAACTTTGGCTATGACCTGTACCGGGTGCGGTCCAGCATGAGCCCCACGACCAATGTGCTCCTGTCTCCTCTCAGTGTGGCCACGGCCCTCTCGGCCCTCTCGCTGG GAGCGGAGCAGCGAACAGAATCCGTCATTCACCGGGCCCTCTACTATGACTTGATCAGCAGCCCAGACATCCATGGCACCTACAAGGAGCTCCTTGGCACGGTCACTGCCCCCCAGAAGAACCTCAAGAGTGCCTCCCGGATCATCTTTGAGAAGA AGCTGCGTATAAAATCCAGCTTTGTGGCACCCCTGGAAAAGTCGTATGGGACCAGGCCCAGAGTCCTGACGGGCAACCCTCGCTTGGACCTGCAGGAGATCAACAACTGGGTGCAGGCCCAGATGAAAGGGAAGCTCGCCAGGTCCACAAAGGAACTGCCCAATGAGATCAGTGTTCTCCTTCTCGGCGTGGCGTACTTCAAGG GGCAGTGGGTAACAAAGTTTGACTCCAGAAAGACTTCCCTCGAGGATTTCCACTTGGATGAAGAGAGGACCGTGAGGGTCCCCATGATGTCAGACCCTAAGGCTATTTTACGCTATGGCTTGGATTCGGATCTCAGCTGCAAG ATTGCCCAGCTGCCCTTGACCGGAAGCATGAGTATCATCTTCTTCCTGCCCCTCAAAGTGACCCAGAATTTGACCCTGATAGAGGAGAGCCTCACCTCCGAGTTCATTCACGACATAGACCGAGAACTGAAGACGGTGCAGGCGGTCCTGACCCTCCCCAAGCTGAAGCTGAGTTACGAGGGCGAAGTCACCAAGCCCCTGCAGGAGATGA AGCTGCAGTCCTTGTTTGATTCTCCAGACTTTAGCAAGATCACAGGCAAACCCATCAAGCTGACTCAAGTGGAACACCGGGCTGGCTTCGAGTGGAATGAGGATGGGGCGGGAGCCACCCCCAGCCCCGGGCTGCAGCCTGCCCACCTCACCTTCCTGCTAGACTATCACCTTAACCAGCCTTTTATCTTCGTACTGAGGGACACAGACACAGGGGCCCTTCTCTTCATTGGCAAGATTCTGGACCCCAGGGGCACCTAA